The following DNA comes from Candidatus Latescibacterota bacterium.
CCTCGGCTCGTCCTTCCCGGGGCCCTCTATATCCGTAAAAGAATTGGTCCATTCTACCCACTTCATGTTCCAGGAAGCATCGTCAAGACGGCCGTCGATGATAATCGGTTCTGCTGTCCGTCTGCACAGGTAGCGCTTTGGTTCCAATTCGATCGAAGGAACCGGGAAGGTCCCGTCCGAGATCTTTTCATACCGCTGTCCCCTCGTTCCATCTCCACACCCCGCGATGATCAGCACCGCTGCGATTAATACTATGGCCGTCACTCTGTATCCCGTCATAACCAGACCTCTCCTCTTACCTTCAAGATAAAGACACTGTTCCAACCTGCTAAAGACTCTGCTTGCCAGTAATTCCCATTATATCGAGCTTCAGGATTAGAAACTTGTTGTAATCCGCGTCTGTCGTGAAATTCCTCTTGCGTACAGGGTCCGCGTCCGATTCCTGATGTTCCATCAGGACCTCTATCCCATGTTTTTTCTCTTCGAAATCATCGATTATTTTCATCGAGCCCCTGATCAGAAGAGACTGATATTTATGCTCGCATTTACCGTCCACATAACCCAGATCATAAATAACGGTAGCACATACGGCAGGATTGGCCGCAATAAACTCGAGCTTCTGTCCCTTGAAACCACAATGGAAATACAATACGTGCCGATCGGGGTCGTACCCATAATTCATTGTAATGATGTACGGCTCATCTTTCCTGCACATCGCCACAGACGCAAGCCTGCCAGCCGCGAGAAGCTTCCTGATCTCTGATTCAGAAGTAATAGCCTTATCCTGCCTGACCATGTGATATTTCGTCATTTATCCCTGCTTTTCTGAAAATCAAGTTTATCCATATCGACTTCACCCCTGGCCATAAACCCTTCCCCGAGGACCTCGTGCACCCTGTTGATTATTACGAATGCTTCCGGATCGATCTTCCTGACTCGATCGACCAGCCTGTAAGTCTCCCGTCGGTTGACCACGGTGAAAAGGATATCCCTCTCGA
Coding sequences within:
- a CDS encoding pyridoxamine 5'-phosphate oxidase family protein; the protein is MTKYHMVRQDKAITSESEIRKLLAAGRLASVAMCRKDEPYIITMNYGYDPDRHVLYFHCGFKGQKLEFIAANPAVCATVIYDLGYVDGKCEHKYQSLLIRGSMKIIDDFEEKKHGIEVLMEHQESDADPVRKRNFTTDADYNKFLILKLDIMGITGKQSL